A DNA window from Streptomyces parvus contains the following coding sequences:
- a CDS encoding acyl-CoA dehydrogenase family protein: protein MTDGLAPVETPTSLLDTIPTLEPVIRAGLDDLERGILPAEIMRAVEEAGILDVWIPSKVSGKEADPVDWLKAVEAIARIDASVGWAVIVLSGHVRLLTVDHYTRFSELTNGRVLPAFASAPRGRAVAVEGGYRVTGRWPFASGSTYATWHGGVAMVVTEDGTPQMAPNGLHPMMIQVMWPADQGKVVETWDGLGLRGTASHDIEVEDLFVPDGQALLEPFPLRAEHATERVRELGVLAHGTHALGLARGALDEFQRIVASKPIPGSRSAAVMGHTESHRIAFAKADALLRAARSLLYGAVEDALVAAAHDELPMDQRVAIRQANIFAVRSCREVVDEIFKIAGTSAVYRGRVIERAFRDMSTAANHNLPLESSYESVGAYMLTKNSSEGPVSVGTPFF, encoded by the coding sequence ATGACCGACGGCCTTGCCCCGGTCGAGACGCCAACCTCGCTGCTCGACACCATCCCCACCCTCGAGCCGGTCATCCGAGCCGGCCTCGACGACCTGGAGCGGGGCATCCTCCCCGCCGAGATCATGCGCGCTGTCGAGGAGGCCGGCATCCTCGACGTCTGGATCCCCTCGAAGGTCAGCGGCAAGGAAGCAGACCCCGTCGACTGGTTGAAGGCCGTCGAGGCGATTGCCCGGATCGACGCGTCGGTTGGTTGGGCCGTCATCGTCCTGTCGGGGCACGTCCGGCTGCTGACCGTCGACCACTACACGCGCTTCAGCGAGCTCACAAACGGGCGAGTGCTCCCGGCATTCGCCTCCGCTCCGCGCGGCCGCGCCGTGGCTGTGGAGGGCGGGTACCGCGTGACCGGACGCTGGCCGTTCGCCAGCGGTTCCACCTACGCGACCTGGCACGGTGGCGTCGCCATGGTGGTCACCGAGGACGGAACGCCCCAGATGGCGCCCAACGGCCTCCACCCGATGATGATCCAGGTCATGTGGCCCGCGGACCAGGGCAAGGTCGTCGAGACCTGGGACGGGCTCGGCCTGCGCGGGACGGCCAGCCACGACATCGAGGTCGAAGACCTGTTTGTGCCGGACGGCCAAGCCCTCCTCGAGCCGTTCCCGCTCCGGGCCGAGCACGCGACGGAGCGTGTCCGTGAGCTGGGCGTGCTGGCCCACGGGACGCACGCGCTGGGGCTCGCCCGCGGCGCGCTCGACGAGTTCCAGCGCATCGTCGCCTCGAAGCCGATCCCCGGATCGCGCAGTGCGGCCGTGATGGGTCACACGGAAAGCCACCGCATCGCCTTCGCCAAGGCGGACGCGCTGCTGCGTGCCGCCCGCAGCCTGCTGTACGGGGCGGTCGAGGACGCCTTGGTGGCGGCCGCGCACGACGAGCTCCCCATGGACCAACGCGTCGCGATCCGGCAGGCGAACATCTTCGCCGTCCGGTCCTGCCGCGAGGTCGTCGACGAGATCTTCAAGATCGCCGGTACCAGCGCGGTGTACCGGGGCCGTGTCATCGAGCGGGCCTTCCGCGACATGAGCACCGCCGCGAACCACAACCTGCCGCTGGAGTCCAGCTACGAGTCGGTCGGCGCCTACATGCTCACGAAGAACTCCAGTGAAGGACCCGTCTCGGTTGGGACCCCGTTCTTCTGA
- a CDS encoding flavin reductase family protein, translating to MTTDASMRRSPDAYSTPAADALSGLSAEEFKLAFRNHAAGVSVITAEGAAGPVGLTATSVFSVSATPPLLVFSISSISSSAPTILAADTLVVHLLGEGQLDIAQLCATSGIDRFADTSRWSRLMTGEPFFPSAHAWVRGKVINRMEAGDSTVIAVHVVQAKVPTTPEAPLVYHNRTWHSLGPHSQLL from the coding sequence ATGACCACCGATGCATCCATGCGCCGCTCGCCCGATGCATATTCGACGCCCGCGGCAGACGCTCTCAGTGGCCTGTCGGCGGAGGAGTTCAAGCTCGCCTTCCGCAACCACGCGGCCGGCGTCTCGGTGATCACGGCCGAGGGAGCAGCCGGGCCGGTGGGTCTGACGGCCACCTCCGTGTTCTCGGTCAGCGCCACCCCCCCACTCCTGGTCTTCTCCATCTCCTCGATCTCGTCCTCGGCGCCGACCATCCTGGCGGCTGACACTCTCGTGGTGCACCTGCTCGGCGAGGGTCAGCTCGACATCGCCCAGCTCTGCGCCACAAGCGGCATCGACCGCTTCGCGGACACCAGCCGGTGGAGTCGCCTGATGACTGGCGAGCCCTTCTTCCCGTCGGCGCACGCCTGGGTGCGCGGGAAGGTCATCAACCGCATGGAGGCCGGCGACTCGACGGTGATCGCCGTCCACGTGGTGCAGGCCAAGGTGCCGACCACGCCTGAGGCGCCGCTCGTCTACCACAACCGCACCTGGCACTCGCTGGGTCCGCACTCGCAGCTGCTCTGA
- a CDS encoding winged helix-turn-helix transcriptional regulator: MATPGLPPTFSIASIDAQRVEEALARVGPKWTAWTAMTLAQVNGPARVRDVAAQLPFVSEQFGGKRLATMHADGLVIRDDDRRGAPYRLSALGTSLAPVLRTVSDWSRTHLPQEPMAEAERVEDALRRLHLRHSTAVIQALDSADGQMRFVHIAEAAGLDYGLARQRLVRLQADGLVTRTGSRHGDPYVLTDAGQALGAVYASVEHWSQPFALRGGTAAPLPAAEPRAPTSAFRWGREPTAPGPRRPYDGAPPRRTSCSATRLSRNHGCRQP; the protein is encoded by the coding sequence ATGGCTACCCCCGGCCTGCCTCCCACCTTCTCCATCGCTTCCATCGACGCCCAGCGCGTCGAGGAGGCTCTCGCCCGGGTCGGGCCCAAGTGGACCGCCTGGACCGCGATGACTCTGGCCCAGGTGAACGGACCCGCACGCGTCCGCGACGTTGCTGCGCAGCTCCCCTTCGTCAGTGAGCAGTTCGGCGGCAAACGGCTGGCCACGATGCACGCTGACGGACTGGTGATCCGCGATGACGACCGGCGGGGCGCGCCGTACCGGCTCAGCGCGCTCGGCACGTCTCTGGCCCCCGTCCTCCGCACGGTGTCGGACTGGTCCCGCACCCACCTGCCACAGGAACCGATGGCCGAAGCCGAGCGTGTCGAGGACGCGCTGCGCCGCTTGCATCTTCGGCACTCAACTGCCGTGATTCAGGCTCTCGATTCGGCTGACGGCCAGATGCGGTTCGTTCACATCGCCGAGGCAGCCGGTCTGGACTACGGCCTCGCACGGCAGCGACTTGTCCGGCTTCAGGCCGATGGCCTGGTCACGCGGACGGGCTCCCGGCACGGAGACCCGTACGTGCTCACTGATGCCGGCCAGGCGTTGGGGGCCGTCTACGCGAGTGTCGAGCACTGGAGCCAGCCCTTCGCGCTGCGAGGTGGAACAGCGGCACCGCTTCCGGCAGCGGAGCCACGCGCACCCACGTCGGCATTCCGCTGGGGGCGGGAGCCGACAGCGCCCGGACCGCGGCGGCCCTACGACGGAGCGCCGCCGCGTCGAACGTCATGTTCAGCCACGCGCCTCAGCCGGAACCACGGGTGCCGGCAGCCGTGA
- a CDS encoding DUF317 domain-containing protein: MLDLLDALGWAIADTPEANVHATSPDGCVYVGWLSEDPSAWQHNIVWHVRVQPAEGDAWVQEFGLHTPSEAVAGFLAALVTNSSW; encoded by the coding sequence GTGCTTGATCTCCTGGACGCACTCGGGTGGGCGATCGCCGACACCCCCGAGGCCAACGTCCACGCGACCAGCCCCGACGGCTGTGTCTACGTCGGCTGGCTCTCCGAGGACCCGTCGGCCTGGCAGCACAACATCGTCTGGCACGTCCGGGTACAGCCCGCCGAGGGCGACGCATGGGTGCAGGAGTTCGGTCTCCACACCCCCTCCGAGGCCGTAGCCGGATTCCTCGCCGCCCTGGTCACCAACTCCTCGTGGTGA
- a CDS encoding TetR/AcrR family transcriptional regulator yields MDAALRAAEIRGAPVADVPVLAIAQEAGVSRSTLMRRLGGTRRTLDEAVRGAGVDPGGRKPVRERAVEAAAALISERGLDAVTFELVAGSARCSVHSLYAVFGSRDELLDTVFERYSPVLAVEDVLAGPREDFEATVRRIHRLLAEALSREPRVMPALFAQALARPGDDSVQAMFRRNYPRLITGIGTWLSEETAAGRIRDLPPILLIQQLTSPVVFHFLMRPAIGPVAGADMPDTGETLETFTQNFLRAVAVTPPCGN; encoded by the coding sequence GTGGACGCCGCACTGCGGGCGGCCGAGATCCGGGGCGCTCCCGTGGCCGACGTCCCGGTCCTCGCCATCGCCCAGGAGGCCGGTGTCTCCCGCAGCACGCTGATGCGCCGCCTGGGAGGCACCCGCCGCACGCTGGACGAGGCCGTGCGAGGGGCGGGCGTGGACCCCGGCGGCCGCAAGCCCGTACGAGAGCGTGCGGTCGAAGCCGCGGCCGCCCTCATCAGTGAACGCGGCCTGGATGCGGTGACGTTCGAGCTGGTGGCGGGCTCGGCCCGGTGTTCGGTGCACAGCCTGTACGCCGTCTTCGGCTCACGCGACGAGCTGCTGGACACCGTCTTCGAGCGCTACAGCCCGGTCCTGGCTGTGGAGGACGTCCTGGCCGGCCCGCGCGAGGACTTCGAGGCCACCGTCCGCCGCATCCACCGGCTCCTGGCCGAGGCGCTCAGCCGCGAACCCCGTGTCATGCCTGCCCTGTTCGCCCAGGCGCTGGCCCGTCCGGGTGACGACAGCGTCCAGGCGATGTTCCGGCGCAACTATCCACGTCTGATCACCGGGATCGGGACATGGCTGTCCGAGGAGACCGCCGCCGGGCGCATCCGCGATCTGCCTCCGATCCTGCTCATCCAGCAGTTGACCAGCCCGGTCGTCTTCCATTTCCTGATGAGGCCCGCCATCGGCCCGGTCGCCGGTGCCGACATGCCGGACACCGGCGAGACCCTGGAGACCTTCACCCAGAACTTCCTTCGGGCCGTTGCCGTCACCCCGCCCTGCGGGAACTGA
- a CDS encoding glycosyl hydrolase: MNDILDFGLDDASPVDDDSEEAMEALWTGDLTVLSQHHTTPNGSHSFVLAHDRSVTWGIPGEPQLVAIAVARDLRQSTFTFETSHHATASFAQNWLAERGCPLERIALHGGEYIEPADDLTLQVEQQIQKSGTRYEVLDTYTSDDNPSEAWTLVNDSQATQAPVRLFYEEWNHGAGTYTMREGAFPDVGVAQTWLDERSEPLPEPPEYSDHNGAVVRVRIARIALSRSAGTSPTPQAGLDAPRASAAVPVQRAVQGRLM; the protein is encoded by the coding sequence GTGAACGACATTCTCGACTTCGGCCTCGACGATGCCTCGCCGGTCGACGACGACTCCGAGGAAGCGATGGAGGCCCTCTGGACTGGCGACCTGACGGTGCTGTCCCAGCACCACACCACGCCCAACGGTTCGCACAGCTTCGTCCTCGCCCACGACCGATCGGTCACCTGGGGGATACCCGGCGAGCCACAGCTCGTTGCGATCGCGGTTGCTCGGGATCTGCGGCAGTCCACGTTCACGTTCGAGACGAGTCACCACGCCACGGCGTCCTTCGCGCAGAACTGGCTGGCAGAACGCGGCTGCCCGCTCGAACGGATCGCACTGCACGGTGGCGAATACATCGAGCCCGCCGACGACCTCACCCTCCAGGTGGAACAGCAGATCCAGAAGTCGGGCACCCGCTACGAGGTCCTCGACACCTACACCTCTGACGACAACCCCAGCGAGGCGTGGACACTCGTCAACGACTCCCAGGCCACCCAGGCACCGGTTCGCCTCTTCTACGAGGAGTGGAACCACGGTGCCGGCACGTACACGATGCGCGAAGGCGCCTTCCCCGACGTCGGCGTCGCCCAGACCTGGCTGGACGAGCGCAGCGAACCGCTGCCCGAGCCTCCGGAGTACAGCGACCACAACGGTGCTGTCGTCCGGGTCCGCATAGCCCGCATCGCCCTTTCCCGGTCCGCCGGAACCTCTCCGACACCGCAGGCCGGGCTCGACGCGCCCCGCGCGTCAGCGGCGGTACCGGTCCAGCGTGCGGTCCAGGGGAGGCTGATGTGA
- a CDS encoding large ATP-binding protein, whose translation MNPYDADTHPGPYLVVEVLGVGDVSVHALAHGPEEPLHQAATRVIEAAAALDERHESVLNAVQRAQRLLEGTGRGEVGRAQVSYALLRTALPDLGDGLAQQDRAYSQLVESLSAYRQLLSSPEPDQHARNKSHGPDQKTRPRDDDWAVAGERGLVALEAVAAGGVRFRRNAIGEDPYISRQKAQWQDPAVFPQTVQRLVADGLLHQDITENVYRPGQLLSLTAQGEAALRDGRATTSRVSAALGRTTTRTTSSALSDSAAAPVARTSLATPRSR comes from the coding sequence GTGAACCCGTACGACGCAGACACACACCCTGGGCCCTATCTCGTCGTCGAAGTGCTCGGTGTCGGGGATGTCAGCGTGCACGCCCTCGCACATGGTCCGGAGGAGCCGCTGCACCAGGCCGCTACACGCGTCATCGAAGCCGCAGCGGCGTTGGACGAGCGACACGAGAGCGTGCTCAACGCGGTCCAGCGGGCTCAGCGGCTGCTCGAAGGCACTGGTCGCGGTGAGGTCGGCCGAGCCCAGGTGTCGTACGCGCTGCTGCGGACAGCTCTCCCGGACCTCGGAGACGGCCTGGCCCAGCAGGACCGGGCATACAGCCAGCTCGTCGAGTCCCTGTCTGCCTACCGCCAGCTTCTTTCCTCGCCCGAGCCTGATCAACACGCGCGCAACAAGAGCCACGGGCCGGACCAGAAGACGAGGCCCCGGGACGACGACTGGGCCGTCGCCGGGGAGCGCGGGCTGGTAGCCCTCGAAGCGGTTGCGGCCGGAGGTGTTCGCTTTCGCCGCAACGCGATCGGCGAGGACCCGTACATCTCGCGGCAGAAGGCCCAGTGGCAGGACCCGGCGGTCTTCCCTCAGACCGTGCAGCGGCTGGTCGCCGACGGGCTACTGCATCAGGACATCACCGAGAACGTGTACCGGCCCGGCCAGCTCCTCTCGCTCACTGCGCAGGGGGAAGCCGCCCTGCGTGATGGTCGCGCGACGACCTCCCGGGTGTCCGCCGCCCTCGGCCGCACCACCACGCGGACCACGTCAAGCGCGCTCTCCGACTCGGCCGCCGCGCCCGTCGCCAGGACCTCCCTCGCGACCCCCCGCTCACGCTGA
- a CDS encoding DUF317 domain-containing protein produces the protein MYAPDDPTRYQEVLVSPMYLAGSNGTGEAGFAPVAHWPHQYLDEGPCQLLVTSPDQRIRIGWFGDDFELWKISAAEDAFSAPRWTATFNHVTSAEMVAGLTAALVQDYDEALASDTPGRFLTGPTVPWRDTVRPLTDAGWNLDGAAELGTVEIIAPDDQAGILIDRRGYGSDRTTVELWAGPPGWGTRAEATFTARTPSHLIAATAAVMAKSTPVVRERHQVDRRMQHLVTMTPVASATPIAESQVRRAPTPLDVRRTAVTQAVHRAARAPRTAADLRVMAAQSRSTGAAQQRTGHPAPATSARLPASSPTTRRGR, from the coding sequence ATGTACGCCCCAGATGACCCGACCCGGTACCAAGAGGTACTGGTCAGCCCCATGTATCTGGCTGGTTCCAACGGGACCGGCGAGGCTGGCTTCGCGCCCGTCGCTCACTGGCCCCATCAGTACCTCGATGAGGGCCCCTGCCAGCTCCTCGTGACCTCTCCCGACCAACGGATTCGGATCGGCTGGTTCGGCGACGACTTCGAACTGTGGAAGATCAGCGCAGCCGAGGACGCCTTCTCGGCGCCTCGCTGGACGGCGACGTTCAACCACGTCACTTCGGCCGAGATGGTCGCCGGCCTCACCGCCGCACTGGTCCAGGACTACGACGAAGCCCTCGCCTCCGACACCCCCGGCCGCTTCTTGACAGGGCCAACCGTCCCCTGGAGGGACACCGTCCGGCCGCTGACCGATGCCGGCTGGAACCTTGACGGAGCTGCTGAACTCGGCACCGTCGAGATCATCGCTCCTGACGACCAAGCGGGCATCCTTATCGATCGGCGCGGCTACGGCTCCGACCGCACGACCGTTGAGCTGTGGGCTGGCCCGCCGGGCTGGGGCACTCGTGCCGAAGCGACGTTCACGGCCCGCACCCCGTCCCACTTGATCGCCGCAACCGCCGCTGTGATGGCGAAGTCGACCCCGGTGGTCCGCGAGCGCCACCAAGTCGACCGGCGGATGCAGCACTTGGTCACCATGACCCCTGTCGCTTCGGCGACGCCGATCGCCGAGTCTCAGGTCCGTCGCGCTCCGACTCCGCTGGACGTACGCCGCACCGCGGTCACCCAGGCCGTACACCGTGCCGCGCGGGCACCACGCACAGCAGCCGACCTACGGGTGATGGCCGCGCAGAGCCGCTCCACGGGGGCGGCGCAGCAACGGACGGGACACCCCGCGCCCGCGACCTCTGCCCGGCTGCCGGCCAGCTCGCCGACGACCCGGCGCGGACGCTGA
- a CDS encoding MarR family transcriptional regulator, whose translation MADDQRLWGYPEVAAHLGISVGATRSRKSRGSLPSPDDNSVPDRPRWKPSTFQNWRPVGRGFRSDLHSSARPEETPANYRP comes from the coding sequence ATGGCCGACGACCAGAGGCTCTGGGGATACCCGGAGGTCGCCGCCCACCTGGGTATCAGCGTCGGCGCGACCCGCAGTCGCAAGAGCCGGGGCAGTCTGCCCTCGCCAGACGACAACAGCGTGCCGGACCGTCCCCGCTGGAAGCCGTCCACGTTCCAGAACTGGAGGCCGGTCGGCCGGGGGTTTCGCAGCGACCTGCACAGCTCCGCCCGGCCGGAGGAAACACCGGCCAACTACCGACCTTGA
- a CDS encoding DNA cytosine methyltransferase has translation MASPVKDVSVAGRRAGLNAQTRSGLWLHVARAVAALRPCLVVIENVRGLLTSPAGSPGDVEPCPWCLGDTAGQPALRALGAVLGSLADLGYDAKWLVLRASDVGAPHRRERTFLAAWPAGHPAEDADQQHREERRQPASIEAEERGARSEPGRRGRVAAAADPEGVGRNQGLAEPAARQWRHDPAQRGSFSAADAEGQRHGHPGPPPREGMAASLVGGGPAPLGGGDTGGGDADRRWGAYGSAITRWESLTRPAPAPTDAAGRLRADFVEWMQGLDAGWVTATPGLGRPAQLTALGNGVVPQQAERALQLLAPPFLRCPRCADR, from the coding sequence CTGGCTTCCCCTGTCAAAGACGTCTCGGTCGCCGGCCGCCGGGCCGGACTCAACGCCCAGACCCGCTCCGGGCTCTGGCTGCACGTCGCCCGTGCGGTCGCAGCCCTCCGACCCTGCCTGGTTGTGATCGAGAATGTGCGCGGCCTCCTCACCTCCCCCGCCGGTTCCCCTGGCGACGTGGAACCCTGTCCGTGGTGTCTGGGAGACACCGCAGGTCAGCCTGCTCTGCGGGCACTCGGTGCCGTACTCGGATCCCTGGCCGACCTCGGGTACGACGCGAAGTGGCTCGTGCTTCGCGCCTCCGACGTCGGGGCTCCGCACCGCCGCGAGCGGACCTTCCTCGCCGCTTGGCCCGCCGGGCACCCTGCTGAAGACGCCGACCAGCAACATCGGGAAGAACGGCGGCAGCCAGCATCCATCGAAGCGGAAGAGCGGGGGGCACGGTCCGAACCTGGCCGACGAGGTCGAGTGGCTGCTGCTGCCGACCCCGAAGGCGTCGGACGGAATCAAGGGCTCGCCGAACCAGCGGCACGGCAATGGCGACATGACCCTGCCCAGCGCGGCAGCTTCTCTGCTGCCGACGCCGAGGGCCAGCGACACGGGCACCCCGGGCCGCCGCCCCGGGAAGGGATGGCGGCCTCCCTTGTCGGCGGTGGTCCTGCCCCTCTGGGCGGAGGAGATACCGGAGGCGGGGACGCGGACCGGCGATGGGGAGCGTACGGATCCGCCATCACCCGATGGGAGAGCCTCACCCGCCCGGCCCCGGCCCCCACGGACGCGGCCGGTCGGCTCCGCGCGGACTTCGTGGAGTGGATGCAGGGCCTCGACGCCGGCTGGGTCACCGCGACTCCGGGGCTCGGCCGTCCGGCGCAGCTCACCGCGCTCGGCAACGGCGTCGTCCCACAACAGGCTGAGCGCGCCTTGCAGTTGCTGGCACCACCCTTCCTCCGCTGTCCCCGCTGCGCCGACCGATAG
- a CDS encoding DnaB-like helicase N-terminal domain-containing protein: MNPLMSAEQAVLGAALLEPEQLTHLEWLAADYFYRPVHQALFAALRKLRNDGHPALSAAGPLPLSWVTDAVEEAGQHVRGLTAAYAHTLIQACPRTEHAPVYGRMVLEGAIHRNVAQHAIRLHQAARADAVQGEVEGALRTADVLTGVLTDLARRWGTDPRPVPPTAGPSAATHIPPPAQSGQVAEDERFLLAVLAEQPGAMGEVVAWLRPGDFADPTHGQLYRCLGALHHRGEPIDRITLLWEAQRRGLLADGTVSSEQLTAVCEGMVPGSADWFGQRVMRSSVTRTAAASARAIRTLAQDEALGPGRLINHALHELGPLDEVRARWATANSSPAPKTTASAPSAAEPPPARVKAARARSTPRPGASPPAPASRLPTLSAARPPSRGHP; this comes from the coding sequence GTGAACCCGCTGATGAGTGCCGAGCAGGCGGTCCTCGGTGCCGCACTCCTCGAACCCGAGCAGCTCACGCACCTGGAGTGGCTCGCTGCGGACTACTTCTATCGGCCCGTCCACCAGGCGCTGTTCGCCGCGCTCCGCAAGCTGCGCAACGACGGGCATCCCGCGCTCTCGGCCGCTGGTCCGTTGCCGCTGTCGTGGGTGACCGACGCGGTCGAGGAGGCCGGACAGCACGTGCGCGGGCTGACCGCGGCGTACGCCCACACCCTGATCCAGGCGTGTCCCCGAACAGAGCACGCCCCCGTGTACGGACGCATGGTGCTGGAGGGGGCGATTCACCGCAACGTCGCCCAGCACGCGATCCGTCTCCACCAAGCGGCTCGGGCCGACGCCGTCCAGGGCGAGGTCGAGGGAGCCTTGCGCACGGCGGACGTCCTGACCGGCGTACTCACCGACCTTGCGCGACGCTGGGGAACCGACCCTCGACCGGTCCCACCTACCGCTGGGCCCTCTGCCGCCACGCACATCCCGCCTCCGGCGCAGAGCGGCCAGGTCGCCGAGGACGAGCGGTTCCTCTTGGCCGTCCTCGCCGAACAGCCGGGGGCCATGGGCGAGGTGGTGGCCTGGCTGCGGCCGGGAGACTTCGCCGACCCGACCCATGGGCAGCTCTACCGGTGCCTGGGCGCGCTGCACCACCGAGGCGAACCCATCGACCGGATCACCCTGCTCTGGGAGGCCCAGCGACGCGGTCTGCTGGCCGACGGCACTGTGTCGAGCGAGCAGCTGACCGCCGTCTGCGAAGGCATGGTCCCCGGCAGCGCTGACTGGTTCGGACAGCGGGTGATGCGCTCCTCCGTCACCCGCACCGCCGCCGCCTCCGCGCGAGCCATCCGGACCCTGGCCCAGGACGAGGCTCTGGGGCCCGGCCGGCTGATCAACCACGCCCTGCACGAACTCGGTCCGCTCGACGAGGTACGTGCCCGCTGGGCCACCGCGAACAGCAGTCCGGCTCCGAAGACCACGGCATCCGCTCCGTCGGCGGCCGAGCCGCCACCCGCCCGAGTGAAGGCCGCCCGCGCCCGCAGCACACCCCGCCCAGGCGCGTCACCCCCAGCCCCGGCCAGCCGTCTCCCCACGCTGTCAGCAGCCCGACCACCCTCGCGCGGCCACCCGTGA
- a CDS encoding esterase translates to MHSALLQRISTRPDGPLDITWLAAETSRLPLGRIRLRWEPASRSGWDVTTHLGLTTAEVLLGSWPAAPDNWPRLVRPTLYEVTGLCAALSFATDALDLSNRLAGV, encoded by the coding sequence GTGCACAGCGCGCTTCTCCAGCGCATCTCCACCCGCCCCGACGGCCCGCTCGACATCACCTGGCTCGCCGCCGAGACTTCTAGACTCCCCCTCGGGCGCATTCGGCTGCGCTGGGAGCCCGCATCGCGCAGCGGCTGGGACGTCACGACGCACCTGGGGCTGACCACTGCCGAGGTGCTCCTCGGTTCCTGGCCCGCCGCCCCGGACAACTGGCCGCGCCTGGTCCGCCCGACCCTGTACGAGGTGACCGGCCTGTGCGCCGCCCTCTCCTTCGCGACCGACGCCCTCGACCTCTCCAACCGGCTCGCCGGGGTCTGA
- a CDS encoding DUF4913 domain-containing protein — MADTSPPSPGPEPYRVPDADLDDLASTLAKTMAEVRQHGVILDRLGSEPDPGAIQPPDGAPEAEAADGKKLDGPASVFILALGGKEYAVELAALSDWVNYLFLPVYGREISTSRPWCAHWHEHPEAVARLHALWLAWQQFTDTEAGLSGPSTWHRDHLDQTLAHLRAPDGPFAACTTSATRPNHRVLATPAPEQAGVAA, encoded by the coding sequence ATGGCCGACACCAGCCCGCCCTCCCCCGGCCCCGAGCCGTACCGCGTCCCCGACGCAGACCTCGACGACCTCGCCAGCACCCTCGCCAAGACCATGGCCGAGGTCAGGCAGCACGGCGTCATCCTCGACCGCCTCGGCTCCGAGCCCGACCCCGGCGCCATCCAGCCGCCGGACGGCGCTCCGGAAGCCGAGGCGGCTGACGGGAAGAAGCTCGACGGCCCCGCCTCGGTGTTCATCCTCGCCCTGGGCGGCAAGGAATATGCCGTCGAACTCGCTGCCCTCAGCGACTGGGTGAACTACCTCTTCCTGCCGGTGTACGGCCGGGAGATCAGCACGAGCCGTCCCTGGTGCGCGCACTGGCACGAGCACCCCGAGGCCGTCGCCCGGCTCCACGCACTCTGGCTCGCCTGGCAGCAGTTCACCGACACGGAGGCCGGCCTGTCCGGCCCCTCGACCTGGCACCGCGACCACCTGGACCAGACCCTGGCGCACCTGCGTGCGCCCGACGGACCGTTCGCGGCCTGCACGACCAGCGCAACTCGCCCCAATCACCGGGTGCTGGCCACCCCGGCGCCCGAGCAGGCGGGGGTGGCGGCGTGA